A DNA window from Maribellus comscasis contains the following coding sequences:
- a CDS encoding xanthan lyase — MISLHNIFSIAKYERKTLLRSWFFRIFSILSLLVLFGINFGMVIEGGGGDGWAIRSIPSAIPYFNLLILNVAQAVIAVFLASDFLKRDKKLDTTEVIYMRSMTNSEYVIGKTWGNLQVFLVLNIVVVGMALIFNMLAQETSVSWISYGFYLVAVSVPTLLFIMGLSFLLMSVIRNQAITFVLILGYIGITLFLLQAKYYYLFDYMAYNIPMLNSDIVGFGNIDIILNHRGIYFFLGVGFIFLTIFLLKRLPQSEAMTYISLIFSVVFIGAGGYLAYRHVDEFKQTEKFRAEVVELNNQYVKEKIPVILSNAIDLKHQGETIDVVSDITIKNENNVPLNKLIFNLNSGLRIESIQLKGKETSFSREKHLVFISENVNLQPGEEAKIKFNYSGKINEALCYLDIDEETIQEKYGKFVINVDKRYAFLTPQYVLLTPEANWYPGTGVTYSSEDVSWNHNQFVNYNLKVNTTPGLQAISQGKINEVAAGQFTFENEHPLTRLSLAIGNYEYLKMEMDSLEYGVWLMDGHNYFSEAFNEIKDTIPSIINEQLEDFERTYNLEYAFERLALVEAPAQFKTYPRSWTSCQEYVQPEQILMPEKGFMLRDADFEGSKKRIERWGNRGRGGSQTPEDIQMRVLGQFLRSFTEEEQTDFRGGPGGGTVTTTASPYFAFPLFYNFQNNIQSDTWPITNRVFEAYLKNQEVDMRSVFMRDMSGISEDEKANIALQDSTFEEILADVNQKAIIDNVIKLKGDALFSKIQYEAGMEEFAKFLQSVLKEYRFKNISFEDFDQRIKNEFGIELIPIMDDWFKAKELPGFLISPITAVKVKSGEMMRTMIKFKTTNFSDTEGLVKVIFRLGGGGGPGFGPPGGDDLINKLIYLEPHQTKDISYLLNSEPRMVMINTMTSQNIPQVITEGFRDVEEDLKANPFEGELVTDVPVQTSLPNETVVDNEDPQFEVTSNKKVSLLEKWIIDEEEGGSKYQGMNNWRPPTIWTAITNTDFYGTYVRSGYYIKSGDGSQIAKWHVPVKKPGYYDVYYYLYKSRGFRRGPGGRDREQGEYHFTIYTDEGPEEQSLGIQNADEGWNHLGAFYFTSDTALVELSNKSQGRVVFADAVKIVEL, encoded by the coding sequence ATGATTTCATTACACAATATATTTTCAATTGCCAAATATGAGCGTAAAACACTGCTCCGAAGCTGGTTCTTCAGGATCTTTAGTATTTTATCGCTTTTGGTGTTGTTTGGAATAAATTTCGGCATGGTAATAGAAGGTGGCGGCGGCGACGGATGGGCCATTCGAAGTATTCCAAGTGCAATCCCTTACTTTAACTTGCTGATTTTGAATGTTGCACAGGCGGTAATTGCTGTTTTTTTGGCTTCCGATTTTTTAAAGCGCGACAAAAAGCTGGATACTACCGAGGTTATTTATATGCGCTCGATGACCAACAGCGAATATGTTATTGGAAAAACATGGGGAAACCTTCAGGTATTTTTAGTATTAAACATTGTGGTTGTTGGCATGGCCCTTATTTTTAATATGTTGGCCCAGGAAACTTCGGTAAGCTGGATTTCTTATGGTTTTTATCTCGTAGCGGTAAGTGTTCCAACCCTTCTTTTTATAATGGGATTGTCTTTTCTTTTAATGAGTGTCATTCGTAACCAGGCAATTACTTTTGTTTTGATTCTGGGGTATATCGGAATAACTTTGTTCCTGCTTCAGGCGAAATATTATTACCTTTTTGATTACATGGCATATAACATCCCGATGTTAAATTCTGACATTGTTGGTTTTGGCAATATCGATATTATACTTAATCACAGGGGGATTTACTTTTTTCTTGGAGTTGGTTTTATCTTTCTCACAATTTTTCTATTAAAACGACTTCCTCAGTCGGAAGCCATGACATATATTTCATTAATTTTTAGTGTCGTTTTTATCGGAGCAGGCGGTTATCTGGCCTATCGGCATGTCGATGAGTTTAAACAAACTGAAAAATTTCGTGCAGAGGTAGTTGAACTCAATAACCAGTATGTGAAAGAGAAGATTCCGGTTATTTTATCCAATGCCATTGATTTAAAACACCAGGGAGAAACCATTGACGTTGTATCGGATATTACGATAAAGAATGAAAACAATGTTCCTTTAAACAAACTGATTTTTAATTTGAACAGTGGATTGAGAATTGAGAGTATTCAATTAAAAGGAAAAGAAACATCTTTTAGTCGTGAAAAACATTTGGTTTTTATTTCGGAGAATGTAAATCTTCAACCGGGGGAAGAAGCAAAAATAAAATTTAATTATTCCGGAAAAATTAATGAAGCGCTCTGTTATCTTGATATTGATGAAGAAACCATTCAGGAGAAGTATGGAAAATTTGTAATAAATGTAGATAAAAGATATGCTTTTCTTACTCCACAATATGTTTTGTTAACACCCGAAGCGAATTGGTATCCGGGAACAGGAGTAACATACAGCTCGGAAGATGTTAGCTGGAATCATAACCAGTTTGTAAATTACAATTTGAAAGTCAATACAACTCCCGGGTTACAAGCAATCTCTCAGGGAAAAATTAATGAAGTTGCAGCCGGACAATTTACGTTTGAAAATGAACATCCATTAACCCGGCTTTCCCTTGCCATCGGAAATTATGAGTATTTGAAAATGGAAATGGATAGTTTAGAATATGGAGTTTGGCTGATGGACGGGCATAATTATTTTTCTGAGGCATTTAACGAAATTAAGGATACAATTCCAAGTATAATTAACGAGCAGCTTGAGGATTTTGAAAGGACATATAATCTTGAATACGCTTTTGAAAGACTGGCTTTGGTTGAAGCACCTGCTCAGTTCAAAACTTATCCACGCTCCTGGACTTCATGTCAGGAATATGTACAGCCTGAACAAATACTTATGCCTGAAAAAGGTTTTATGTTACGCGACGCAGATTTTGAAGGCTCAAAAAAGAGGATAGAACGCTGGGGGAATCGTGGGCGTGGAGGTTCGCAAACCCCGGAGGATATACAAATGCGCGTTTTGGGGCAATTTTTAAGATCATTTACCGAAGAAGAGCAGACCGATTTTAGAGGTGGCCCAGGAGGAGGAACAGTAACTACAACTGCAAGTCCCTATTTTGCTTTCCCACTTTTTTACAATTTTCAAAATAATATTCAGTCTGACACATGGCCCATTACCAACCGTGTGTTTGAAGCTTATCTTAAAAACCAGGAAGTGGACATGAGATCAGTATTTATGCGCGATATGTCTGGAATCAGTGAAGACGAAAAAGCCAATATTGCTTTGCAGGACAGTACATTTGAGGAAATTTTGGCCGATGTAAACCAAAAGGCTATCATTGATAATGTGATAAAATTAAAGGGAGATGCCCTTTTTTCTAAGATTCAGTATGAAGCAGGTATGGAAGAATTTGCAAAGTTCCTGCAAAGTGTTCTCAAAGAATACCGGTTTAAAAATATTTCATTTGAAGATTTTGATCAAAGAATTAAAAACGAATTTGGAATCGAATTGATACCAATAATGGACGATTGGTTCAAAGCCAAGGAGTTACCTGGCTTTTTGATTTCTCCGATTACCGCTGTTAAGGTCAAATCAGGTGAAATGATGCGGACAATGATAAAGTTTAAAACAACAAATTTTTCTGACACAGAGGGTCTGGTTAAAGTAATTTTTCGTTTGGGAGGCGGTGGAGGCCCCGGTTTTGGTCCTCCCGGAGGCGACGATTTAATCAATAAACTTATTTATCTTGAGCCACACCAGACAAAAGATATAAGTTATCTGTTGAATTCGGAACCTCGGATGGTTATGATTAATACAATGACCTCGCAGAATATTCCACAGGTGATTACCGAAGGATTCCGTGATGTTGAAGAAGATTTGAAAGCCAATCCTTTTGAAGGTGAATTGGTAACCGATGTTCCGGTGCAAACTTCATTGCCTAATGAAACTGTTGTTGATAACGAAGACCCGCAATTTGAGGTAACAAGCAACAAGAAAGTCAGTCTTCTGGAAAAATGGATAATCGATGAAGAAGAAGGAGGATCAAAATACCAGGGAATGAATAACTGGCGTCCGCCGACCATCTGGACCGCGATTACCAATACTGATTTTTACGGCACTTATGTTCGTTCCGGATATTATATAAAAAGTGGCGATGGCTCCCAAATAGCCAAGTGGCATGTGCCTGTTAAAAAGCCCGGATATTACGATGTGTATTATTATCTTTATAAATCGAGAGGTTTTAGAAGGGGGCCGGGAGGAAGAGATCGTGAGCAGGGAGAGTATCATTTTACTATATATACAGATGAAGGCCCGGAAGAACAATCCTTAGGTATTCAAAATGCAGATGAAGGCTGGAACCATCTTGGGGCGTTTTATTTCACGTCGGACACGGCACTGGTCGAACTTTCCAACAAGTCGCAGGGTAGAGTCGTTTTTGCTGATGCCGTAAAAATAGTTGAGCTTTAA